Proteins encoded in a region of the Eulemur rufifrons isolate Redbay chromosome 15, OSU_ERuf_1, whole genome shotgun sequence genome:
- the MRPL18 gene encoding large ribosomal subunit protein uL18m isoform X2 produces MALRSGFWELLSVCRNLECRFAALSTSSKPTVKPEVDPQDNEAVAPEFTNRNPRNLELLSVARKERGWGTVWPSREFWHRLRVIRTQHHIEALVEHRNGQVVVSASTHETTTECHDRRWCGSTGTSENL; encoded by the exons ATGGCGCTTCGGTCGGGGTTCTGGGAGTTGCTGTCGGTTTGCAGGAACCTCG AATGTAGGTTTGCAGCCCTCTCAACCAGTTCCAAGCCGACAGTGAAACCTGAAGTGGACCCTCAGGACAACGAAGCTGTTGCCCCAGAGTTCACCAACCGGAACCCCCGGAATCTGGAGCTCTTATCTGTAGCCAGGAAAGAGCGGGGTTGGGGGACAGTGTGGCCCTCCCGTGAGTTCTGGCACAG GTTGCGAGTTATAAGGACTCAGCATCATATAGAAGCACTCGTTGAGCATCGAAATGGCCAGGTTGTGGTTTCAGCATCCACTC ATGAAACGACTACGGAGTGCCATGACAGAAGGTGGTGTGGTTCTACGGGAACCTCAGAGAATCTATGA
- the MRPL18 gene encoding large ribosomal subunit protein uL18m isoform X1, with product MALRSGFWELLSVCRNLECRFAALSTSSKPTVKPEVDPQDNEAVAPEFTNRNPRNLELLSVARKERGWGTVWPSREFWHRLRVIRTQHHIEALVEHRNGQVVVSASTREWAIKKHLYSTRNVVACESIGRVLAERCLQAGINFMVYQPTPWEAASESMKRLRSAMTEGGVVLREPQRIYE from the exons ATGGCGCTTCGGTCGGGGTTCTGGGAGTTGCTGTCGGTTTGCAGGAACCTCG AATGTAGGTTTGCAGCCCTCTCAACCAGTTCCAAGCCGACAGTGAAACCTGAAGTGGACCCTCAGGACAACGAAGCTGTTGCCCCAGAGTTCACCAACCGGAACCCCCGGAATCTGGAGCTCTTATCTGTAGCCAGGAAAGAGCGGGGTTGGGGGACAGTGTGGCCCTCCCGTGAGTTCTGGCACAG GTTGCGAGTTATAAGGACTCAGCATCATATAGAAGCACTCGTTGAGCATCGAAATGGCCAGGTTGTGGTTTCAGCATCCACTCGTGAATGGGCTATTAAAAAGCACCTTTACAGTACCAGAAATGTAGTGGCTTGTGAGAGTATAGGACGAGTGCTGGCAGAGAGATGCTTACAGGCAGGAATCAACTTCATGGTCTACCAACCAACCCCTTGGGAGGCAGCCTCAGAATcg ATGAAACGACTACGGAGTGCCATGACAGAAGGTGGTGTGGTTCTACGGGAACCTCAGAGAATCTATGAATAA